The DNA sequence CTATTTTAATCATATTCTTGAGGGCGTGGTGGACTATGGTTTGAAAATTTCGATTGCTGTAGTGCTGTGGTATTTTTTAAAGTTAATCGTTAAGAAAATGGGTAAAATTTTATTCAAGACTTTGGAAAAGGCTAAGCTAGAGGAGAGGTTAGAGGCTACAGTTTTTAATTTTTTAAAATCTTTTTTCAAAATATTAACAGATTTTGTAATTGTTTTAGTAATATTGCCATATCTTGGAGTGCCTACAACATCTATTATTGCTGTATTTGGATCATTGGGGCTTGCTATTGGACTTGCTGCTCAAGGCATTTTATCTAATTTTGTTAGCGGCTTTATTGTTTTGAATTCTAAGTTTTTCAAGTGTGGGGATCATATTAAATGTGGGGATGTTGAGGGTTTGGTTGAGAATGTCCAAATTTTTTTCACTACACTCAAAACATTTGATGAAGAGATTATTAAAATTCCAAACAGCAAGCTTACATCCAATTTTGTTGTTAATTTTTCAGCCAATCCTAGAAGAAGAGTTGTGTTTTCTTTTCAGATTCCTTATGACACAAATATTGGTATATTAAAAGATAAAATAGAGGATTTAATGATTTTCAATAATAAGAAATTTAATGTTGAAGTTTGTTCTCCTACTATTATTGTCAAAGAATATACCCCTTATTATATAGTCGTGCAGGTTCGATTTTTTGTTAATACAGAAGTTTTTTGGGATTTCCAATATTTTATTGGGGAATCTATTAAAAAAGTTTTATTGGATATGAAAATTAAGCTTCCAATTTGCTTTATACCTTTTGATAAACTATGTTGATAATTTTTTCTTTGCAATAATTTCTGAGTAATAATTTTCAATTTTTTTTGTGAAAAGATGACTTGAAAATTTAGTAGAGTGTTTTTTTGCGTTTTGTTTGAATGTTTTTAGCGTTTCATCATTTTTTATTACTTTGTCTATGTATTGAGATAGGTTCTCGTACTTTTTTATTAAGAATCCGTTTATTCCCTCTTTTATTACATCTTTATATATATAATCATTTATTAAAATAGCGGGTATTCCAGCAGTTAGTGCTTCTATTACTGTCATTGGATATACTTCACTTCTTGATAGACTAGCAAAGATGTCAGAAATTTTGTAGTAATAGTATATTTCTTCCCATGGAATTGTTCCTATTAGCAATATTTGTTTTTCAAGTCCATGTTTGATGCTAAAATCTTTTATTTCCTTTTCTTCACTTCCCTTGCCAATAAGGAGAAGCTTGTAATTTTTGTTTTGAATTAAAAGGTCTTTCAAATGTATTACTAATGAATTTATGTTTTTTTCTTTGTTTATTCTTCCAACAAATATGATTATTTTGTCGGTATGCTTTATGTTGTGTTTTTTTAAAATTTCGTCTTTTTTTTCTTTGTTTAGATTTTTTATGAAAAGCTTTCTATCAACCCCATTTGGAATTATTTTGTAGTTAGAATTATTTGATAGTTGGAAATACCGCTCTTTTGCTTTGCTTGATGGATAAATAAAATGTTTTATTTTATTGTAATGTTTTTGCATCATTTTATCTGGTTTAATAAAGTATTTTAAAATTCCTAAGTAATGCAAATAATAGTCCCACATTGTGTGACTTGTGTGAACTATTGGTATGTTTTGTTTTAATGCAATTTGTTTTCCAATTTTTCCCATAGTAAATTCGGAGTGAGTATGAATGATGTCTGGTTTATAGTTTTGTATTATTTTAGATATTTTCCGTTTGTTGGGAAAAGCTATTACAGCATCAAGTTTTTTGTTTATTTGGATAGATGAACATCTGAAAACGTTTTTTTCTTTTAAAGATTTTTTGGATTTTGGGCAAAATATGTAAACTTCATATCCATTTTTTTCAAATCCTTCTTTAATTTGCTTTATTGATGTTGCTACTCCATTTTTCTCTGGGATATACGTATCTGTAAATATTGCAACTTTCATATTCTCCTCCTAGCTTAAGTATAATATATTTGGTACTTGGATTATAATTTACTTTAATGCAGGTGGTTTATTTATTATTAGGTAGTGAACAAGGCTTGAAAGAGGCTTATTTAAAAGAACTGTTAATAAAGATGGATGCTTTTAAATCAGGAGTTTTGGTTACTAAACTTTTTTTGTCAGAACTCTCAGTTATGGGGCTTGTTGAGAAGCTGTTTTCCAATTCTCTTTTTTCAGAAAAAGAAATTTTTATTATTTATGAATCTGAGCTTTTAAAAGCAGAAAAAGATTTAGAATTAATATGCAATGTAATTTTAAAATCTAGCAATAAAACTGTTATTTTTGTTTCCAATAGTAATACATGTAATATTGATTTTAAAAATAAGCTTAAGTTTATAAAAAAAGTTTTTTATGAGATTTCTGATGATGACAAATTTACATTTATAAAAAGAAATTTTTTTAGTCTTAATATTAAGATAACAGATTCTGCAATAAATTTAATGCTTTTAATGCTAAATTCAGATACTAAAATTTTGAAATTTTATATAGATTCTTTTGCGCTTTTTGCTAAGAACAATACTATTGATGAGAAAGACATAACTTCTTGGATTAGTTTTATTCGTTTTGAAACCACTTTTTCTTTATTTAATTCAATTTTAAGAAAAGATATGACTTATTCTTTGATAAAGATTAAGTCCATTTTGGATCAGGGAGAAGATTTGCTCAATGTTTTAATGAGTCTTATTTGGCAATTTAAAAGACTATTAAAAATTCAAATAGATTATAATATATGTGGCAGTTTGCAGAGTGCGTTGAATAAAAATAAAATTTTTTTTTCATTAAATAAAATTTATAGAATAGGTATTAAAAATTTTTCAATTGAAGAGATAAAAATTGTTTTGAAAATTTTATATAATTTTGATTTATATTTGAGAATTTATTCTAAAAATATTCATCAAAATTTGTCATATTTTTTAATATTTTCAATCTTAAATCTTAATGATAATTTCTTAATCCATTGCTCTGAAGAGTCAAAATTTAATTTTTAAGACATGAGGCAAAAATTAATTTGGATTGTATTGTTTTGTTTTTTATCTTGTAGATCTGAATCTCAATTGGCAGAAATTATTTTAATAGAGTTTCTTGATTCTATTAAAAATTTTCAAAGCCAACCTGAAATATTTTTTGACTATTTGAATATTCCAAATGACGATGACGTGAGAGCAAAAATTTGTGGGTTAAAATCTCAGGCAAAGGATGATTTTATTTTTTATCCTTTGTTTTTCAATAATCTAAAATATGAAATAATAGGTAAAAAAAATATTACTAAGGGTTTTGAATTTGAAGTTGTTATTAAAAACGTTAACTTTCAAAGTGGAATAGGAAAGCTTTTTGTTAAATTAAATAAAATTGAGAAAAGATCTTCAAAGATTAGAAATCTAGAAAAAAAAGAGCGTAAAAAAATATTTAAAAATTTAATAAATGAAGTTATTAAAGAGCTGGATAATTTTGATTATACTGAGATTGTTCATTTTTTTAGATTAGTTAATAGTTCTTCTGAAGGCTATAAAATAGAGCTTTTGGGAGATGTTTTTAATATGCAAGTTAGAAATAAGCTTATTAATGATCTTTTTTTAGTGTTAGCGCCTGGAATTTCAAATAGTGTTTTAAGTTTAAAAAATATTAACAAATAGTAATCCGATTAAAAAATTTGTAATTTTAGTATTATTCAAGTTTATATAAAATTTTAATTTAATTTACAATTTATTTATCGTGATTATAATTTTTTATTGAGTTTGCTTTTACGGCAAATTCTTTTATTCTTTTAGCAAGTTGAATATTTACCTTTATTTTTTCTGAAATTTCATTTTCACTAAGAGGTAATATATCTTGATAAGATCCAATTGATTGTAATATTTTTTTAGCTGTTTTTTCTCCGATTCCATTTATTTTTGTATATAACAGGTTTATTTTTTCTCTTCTTTTTTTATTAAATCTGTTAGCTTTTCTGTGCGCTTCATCTCTTACATTTTGCAGTATTCTAAGAGCAGGATGTCCTTGGGGCAAGTTTATTCCTTTTTTGTTGGTTGTTAAGAATATTGTCTCATGTTTTTTTGCTAACGAACAGACTATAACTTTGTTTTCTATTTTCAAGCCTTTTAAGATAGAAAAAGCAGCATTTAGTTGTCCTTTTCCTCCATCAATTAAAATTAAATTTGGTAGCTCTAAGTTTTTATTGATTATTTCTGAATATCTTCTTGAGATTACTTCTTTTATTGCCTTAAAGTCGTCAATTTCTCCTTTTAATAAGGAATTTAGTTTATAAAGCCTGTAGTTTTCTTTAAAGGGTATTCCCATTTTAAAAGTAACCATAGAAGCTACTGTTTCTTGACCTTTGAGATGAGCAATGTCAAATCCTTCAATTGCTTTGGGTAGTTTATCCATTTTTAGAAAAATTTTTAAACTCTCAAGTGCTTTGTTGCTTTTATTTTCATATTCTCTGAAAGATAGTTCAGCATTAGATATGGCCATTTCCATTATTTTTAAGATTTCTTCTGTTTCTTTGTAAATAATTTCTGTTTTTGTATTTTTGATTTCATTTATTAGTTTTTCAACATTTTTAGTGTCAATATCTTTGATAAAAATATGAATTTTATCGGGGACTACCATATTAATAGATGTGTAATATTGAATCAAAAATTGTAAAACCAGTTCATTTTTTTCGCATATGCTCTCATCAAAGTTTGCATCTCTTTCAACTAATTTTCCATTTCTGTATTTTAATACTATTATTGTATTTACATTTTCTCCTGGATGGAAGTGCACATAGTCTATGTTTAAACTATTAGCTTTTGTAATGATTTGAATTTGATTAATTTCTATTAAAGAGTTTTTAATTTCTTTTAACTTAATAGCAGTTTCAAAATCTTCTTTTTGTATGGCAAGTTTTAATTTAATGTTAATTTGGCTTAATATCTCAGATATATCTCCATTTAGTATTGATTTTACTTTCTCTAGTTCTTTTTGATATTCCTTTTCAAGATTTTCCTTGTAACATACTCCAAGGCACTGTCCCATATGGTAATATAGACAAGGAACATTAGATTTTTTTTTACATTTCCTAGTTTTAAATGTTTTGTTAATAAAATCCAATACCTGATCTAATTTTTTTACATTGGTAAATGGCCCAAAATATTCGCTTTGGTCATTAATTATTTTTCTAGTTTTAAAAATTCTTGGATATTTTTCATGAGTTATTCTTACCATGGGATAACCTTTACCATCTTTTAATTTTACATTGTAATCGGGCTTGTGAGCTTTGATGAGATTGCATTCTAGAAGCAATGCTTCGTATTCGCTGTTTGTTGTAATAACTTCTATTGATTTTACATTTTTCATTAATATTTTGATTTTGTGACTATTTTTTTCTAAAAAATAACTTTTTATTCTTGATTTTAGATTTTTTGCTTTCCCAATATAGAGTATTTTTTTGTTTTCATTTAGCATTTTATAGCAGCCACTTGTAGTTGGTAATTTTATTACTTTTTCAAATAGATTTATTAGGTTCTCTTTCATAATGCTAGGTAGTTTTTAGATTTTAGAAATCATCTTATGATATAATATTGTATCATAAATTTAATTTGTTTTATGTTTTGAGGTATTTAAAATATGGATAATAAAAAATAAAAGGTCAAAAATGAGATTAGTTTTAATGCTCTTGCTATTTTTTTTGTGCTTTTCTATTCTTTTCTCTCAAGAATTGAAGTTGATACTTGATTCAAAGAAAAATTTTAAATTTATTCAAGATTCTAGCAATATTACTTTTGAAAGAGATGTTAGAGGGCTACTTGGTATTTATTTGGATAGATATAAAACCGTTTTAGATTTAAATAATATTGATTTGCGCTTAGAAATAGGAAAAGATAATACATTGAAAGACACCTCTTCAAACTATTTGGTTAGTGCAAAAAGCTTGAGAGTGTCAAATGAATTTCGTAATGTTTCTAATGGTTCTTTAATTTTTTATTCAAATCAAAATCCTGTTAAGTTTAAGCCGTTGACAAAGAAAGCTTTCTTTTTCTCAGGTAATACTGTTTCTGATTTTACTATTAAGTTTTGGGTATATAGAACAACTTCTGTTACAGGGGAAATTATCTTTAGTTGGAATGGTTATAAAAATATTAATAATTCATGGGTAGATCAGTCTATCAGGTTAGAAAGTGATGAAGGGAATTTTGTTTGGGTTTTAAACAATGTATTTTTAAAAGGTAATAAAAATCCTATCAAGATTAGAATGAAAAGTAATGATGATTTTATTCCAAAGAAATGGCATTTGCATACTTTAAGATATAGGCAAAGAGACGGTATGCTTGAATATTTAATAGATTCTAAACCTCAAGCAATAGAATATATAACCGATGATAAAAAGGAGAGCTCAGGCTATTTATTAAGCATTGGCAATTTTATTGATTTTACCTTGGGAACTTATTTTACTGGTGCGGTTGAGAATTTAGAAATACATAAAAGCTTTGAAGAGGTTAGTAATGCCTTTTTTTCGAAGAACATGGGATACATTATTACAGAGCCTATTAAGCTTTCTAAATATTATTCTCAAGTATTGTCCTTTGATGTTGATTCCAATGTTCCTAAGGATACAGAGATTGTTTACTATTACAGATTAGATAATAAGGTTTTCTATGATACAGATAGCTACGGAAATATTAAGAAAAATTTAACTGGAGCGTGGATTCATTTTGATCCTAAAAAAGACTTTCCAGATTCAAAAATATCAAAATACATCCAAATAAAAGTTGAATTTTATCCTAGTGGAGATTCTGTAAACAGCCCTTCTCTTTACAGCATGTCGATTACTTATGTTCCTGAAGCAGCTCCATTTCCTCCTGTAATCACAAAAGTTATCCCAGGTTCTAGAGAGGTTTTTATTGAATGGATTCCTGTTGTTAATAGTAGTGTTGAGGGGTATTATATTTATATTGGAGTTGCCTCTGGCAATTACCAAGGAGAAACCGGGGGTGTTTTAACTTCCCCTATTGATGTTGGGAATCAAACTTCTTTTAAGATTACAGGACTTGAAGATGGAAGGCTTTATTATATTAGTATTGCTGCTTACAATTTAGATAAAAGTGTTAATAAAACTTCTTTCTCAAAAGAAATTTCTGTAAGGCCTATGGAGATTTTTAAAAAATATGAATAATTTTGGTTTTGAAAAGGCTTTAAATTTTTATAAAAACAGCGATTTTAAAAGCTCTCTTGACAATTTGGAGGTTTTTGATGAGAATTTTGATTCTCTTTCGCTCAAAGCGCTTATTTATTTCAGAAAAAAGGATTATAAGGCGCTTTTATATGTGTTAAACACATATCCTGTTTTAAGTGAATACAATTTTTTAGTTAAACTTATATATTATGGTAAAATTGAAAAAAATAAAGATGAGTTAGGGCCTTTTGAAAACTATAATTTGGGAGTTTTTTATTTTAATTTAAAAGAATATGAGCTTGCGTTAAGTTTTTTTTTAAAAGCCAACGAGCAAAAATCCGATTTTGTACAATCTTTAAACAATAGTGCTGTTTTATTTGAAATGCTGGGTAATAAGGACGAAGCTTTAAAATTGTTTTCTAGGGCCAAAGATTTGAATCGAAATAATTCTCTTGTTAAGCTTAATGTTTGGATTTTAAAAAATAGTGAATTTTTTGAAAAAGCAAGTCTTTTTAGTATAGATAAAAGTTTTTTTGATGCTAATCTTGCCCTTGTTGTTAATTATTTAATGTATTATTTTTATTCTATTGGGGAAATAAGCCGGGCAATTAGACTTTCTGAAAAATTTTTAACAGATTCTCATTATTCTAAGTATATTTGGCATAATAGAGCAACTATTTTTCACAAAATAGGCAGCATGACTCAAGCCACAACTTCTTATGTTAAAGCTATTTTAAATTTTTCGAATATTTATACGATTTATAATATGCATATTGCAACAATTGAGCTTTTAAAATTTTCTCCTAAAAAGTCTATTGAGAGGATGATTAATGATTATTCTAATCTAGATTTGATATATTTATATGCAACCTTATTTTTTCTTAGAAATCGTGATCTTGAGGATGCCTATTTTTATATGAAAAAACTTTGTGAGTTTAATCCAGGACCTTATTCAAAATTTTTGAAATTACTTGAGTCTAGTGAGGATATGTTAATTGAAAATCTGCTTGAAGAATTTGCAATTTCTTTAAGAGTAAATTGGTATTTGGAGTATTTGTTTTTTATTGACAGCTCTTTAAATTTGAAAGATCCTGTTTTTATTTTTGATCACAATATAAGAGTAAATACATATATCTGGAGAATTAAAGATGAATGTATTGAATTAAAATTTAGCAACAATGAGGAGCAAATGGTTCAAGAAATCTTGCTTGAAGAATTTAGTTGTTTTAAAATCGATATTTCTATTGGAGATTTGAAAAATTTAATAGAAACTTATAAAGAGTTTAGAATAAATTACTAGTATTTATATATTTGTTTAGTTGACAATAGTAATATCTCTAATATAATATTGTATTAACGCTATAGGAGAGATGCCAGAGTGGCCGAATGGGGCTTCCTGCTAAGAAGTTGTCCTTTTAAAAGGGGACCATGGGTTCGAATCCCATTCTCTCCGTAATTATTTAAATCTTGACAGCGCGTACTTTATTTATTAAAATTTGTTTTAACTCTGGAGAGGTGGCAGAGTGGTTTAATGCTACGGTCTTGAAAACCGTTGTAGGTGTAAGCCTACCGTGAGTTCGAATCTCACCCTCTCCGTAATTATTACTTTTGATTTTAAGCATTAAAATCAAAAGTATGGGTTTTTATTGTGTTGATGCCCATTTTCTGTATTTTCATGTATAGGGAATTGAAATTCAATTTTATCACATTTGGTACAATCAATTAAGAATGGATCATAAAAAATTATAATTTGGTTATTTTTAAAGTAATATTTGTATCTTGGAAAGATTGTTGTAAATTTTTTTTCCAATTCGCTTGAACTGTCTCTGTTTTTAATGTAAAAAGCTTTAATCTTGGTCTTTACTTGTTCTTTTAATACGATTATTAGAGAGTCTAACTGATCTTTTGATATTATTTCTGAAATTTCTGTTTTTTTGTTTCCCTTTAAATTTAATGGGTAATATTTTAAAAGGGTGTTTGATTCATTTTCTTTGAAAGATTCTTTATATAAAATAGATGTAATACCAATGTTTTCATTTTTAAATATTGTAAAACTGGAGAAATAAAAATATTC is a window from the Borreliella chilensis genome containing:
- a CDS encoding mechanosensitive ion channel protein, whose amino-acid sequence is MFKEFFIFQDYFNHILEGVVDYGLKISIAVVLWYFLKLIVKKMGKILFKTLEKAKLEERLEATVFNFLKSFFKILTDFVIVLVILPYLGVPTTSIIAVFGSLGLAIGLAAQGILSNFVSGFIVLNSKFFKCGDHIKCGDVEGLVENVQIFFTTLKTFDEEIIKIPNSKLTSNFVVNFSANPRRRVVFSFQIPYDTNIGILKDKIEDLMIFNNKKFNVEVCSPTIIVKEYTPYYIVVQVRFFVNTEVFWDFQYFIGESIKKVLLDMKIKLPICFIPFDKLC
- a CDS encoding glycosyl transferase family 1; translation: MKVAIFTDTYIPEKNGVATSIKQIKEGFEKNGYEVYIFCPKSKKSLKEKNVFRCSSIQINKKLDAVIAFPNKRKISKIIQNYKPDIIHTHSEFTMGKIGKQIALKQNIPIVHTSHTMWDYYLHYLGILKYFIKPDKMMQKHYNKIKHFIYPSSKAKERYFQLSNNSNYKIIPNGVDRKLFIKNLNKEKKDEILKKHNIKHTDKIIIFVGRINKEKNINSLVIHLKDLLIQNKNYKLLLIGKGSEEKEIKDFSIKHGLEKQILLIGTIPWEEIYYYYKISDIFASLSRSEVYPMTVIEALTAGIPAILINDYIYKDVIKEGINGFLIKKYENLSQYIDKVIKNDETLKTFKQNAKKHSTKFSSHLFTKKIENYYSEIIAKKKLST
- a CDS encoding DNA polymerase III subunit delta; amino-acid sequence: MQVVYLLLGSEQGLKEAYLKELLIKMDAFKSGVLVTKLFLSELSVMGLVEKLFSNSLFSEKEIFIIYESELLKAEKDLELICNVILKSSNKTVIFVSNSNTCNIDFKNKLKFIKKVFYEISDDDKFTFIKRNFFSLNIKITDSAINLMLLMLNSDTKILKFYIDSFALFAKNNTIDEKDITSWISFIRFETTFSLFNSILRKDMTYSLIKIKSILDQGEDLLNVLMSLIWQFKRLLKIQIDYNICGSLQSALNKNKIFFSLNKIYRIGIKNFSIEEIKIVLKILYNFDLYLRIYSKNIHQNLSYFLIFSILNLNDNFLIHCSEESKFNF
- the uvrC gene encoding excinuclease ABC subunit C (The UvrABC repair system catalyzes the recognition and processing of DNA lesions. UvrC both incises the 5' and 3' sides of the lesion. The N-terminal half is responsible for the 3' incision and the C-terminal half is responsible for the 5' incision), translated to MKENLINLFEKVIKLPTTSGCYKMLNENKKILYIGKAKNLKSRIKSYFLEKNSHKIKILMKNVKSIEVITTNSEYEALLLECNLIKAHKPDYNVKLKDGKGYPMVRITHEKYPRIFKTRKIINDQSEYFGPFTNVKKLDQVLDFINKTFKTRKCKKKSNVPCLYYHMGQCLGVCYKENLEKEYQKELEKVKSILNGDISEILSQINIKLKLAIQKEDFETAIKLKEIKNSLIEINQIQIITKANSLNIDYVHFHPGENVNTIIVLKYRNGKLVERDANFDESICEKNELVLQFLIQYYTSINMVVPDKIHIFIKDIDTKNVEKLINEIKNTKTEIIYKETEEILKIMEMAISNAELSFREYENKSNKALESLKIFLKMDKLPKAIEGFDIAHLKGQETVASMVTFKMGIPFKENYRLYKLNSLLKGEIDDFKAIKEVISRRYSEIINKNLELPNLILIDGGKGQLNAAFSILKGLKIENKVIVCSLAKKHETIFLTTNKKGINLPQGHPALRILQNVRDEAHRKANRFNKKRREKINLLYTKINGIGEKTAKKILQSIGSYQDILPLSENEISEKIKVNIQLAKRIKEFAVKANSIKNYNHDK
- a CDS encoding fibronectin; this translates as MRLVLMLLLFFLCFSILFSQELKLILDSKKNFKFIQDSSNITFERDVRGLLGIYLDRYKTVLDLNNIDLRLEIGKDNTLKDTSSNYLVSAKSLRVSNEFRNVSNGSLIFYSNQNPVKFKPLTKKAFFFSGNTVSDFTIKFWVYRTTSVTGEIIFSWNGYKNINNSWVDQSIRLESDEGNFVWVLNNVFLKGNKNPIKIRMKSNDDFIPKKWHLHTLRYRQRDGMLEYLIDSKPQAIEYITDDKKESSGYLLSIGNFIDFTLGTYFTGAVENLEIHKSFEEVSNAFFSKNMGYIITEPIKLSKYYSQVLSFDVDSNVPKDTEIVYYYRLDNKVFYDTDSYGNIKKNLTGAWIHFDPKKDFPDSKISKYIQIKVEFYPSGDSVNSPSLYSMSITYVPEAAPFPPVITKVIPGSREVFIEWIPVVNSSVEGYYIYIGVASGNYQGETGGVLTSPIDVGNQTSFKITGLEDGRLYYISIAAYNLDKSVNKTSFSKEISVRPMEIFKKYE
- a CDS encoding tetratricopeptide repeat domain protein — encoded protein: MNNFGFEKALNFYKNSDFKSSLDNLEVFDENFDSLSLKALIYFRKKDYKALLYVLNTYPVLSEYNFLVKLIYYGKIEKNKDELGPFENYNLGVFYFNLKEYELALSFFLKANEQKSDFVQSLNNSAVLFEMLGNKDEALKLFSRAKDLNRNNSLVKLNVWILKNSEFFEKASLFSIDKSFFDANLALVVNYLMYYFYSIGEISRAIRLSEKFLTDSHYSKYIWHNRATIFHKIGSMTQATTSYVKAILNFSNIYTIYNMHIATIELLKFSPKKSIERMINDYSNLDLIYLYATLFFLRNRDLEDAYFYMKKLCEFNPGPYSKFLKLLESSEDMLIENLLEEFAISLRVNWYLEYLFFIDSSLNLKDPVFIFDHNIRVNTYIWRIKDECIELKFSNNEEQMVQEILLEEFSCFKIDISIGDLKNLIETYKEFRINY